From Butyricimonas paravirosa, one genomic window encodes:
- a CDS encoding HAD family hydrolase codes for MDRERRLAALFDMDGVVLDTEGQYDNFWREQGRRYHPDKPEFHKMIKGQTTELILKNYFKGNVALQQQISRELDEFESRMDFPYFPGVELFIRTLQKHGVRTALVTSSNNKKMAHVLMAHPEFTELFERVITADKITRSKPDPECYLLAARELQMEVDVCCVFEDSFSGIEAGRRAGMKVVGLATTNPREKIQDKVDWVLSDFTGCVYDEFIGLMER; via the coding sequence ATGGATAGAGAGCGACGATTAGCGGCATTATTCGATATGGACGGAGTGGTGCTTGACACGGAAGGGCAGTACGATAATTTTTGGCGGGAACAGGGAAGACGTTACCATCCGGATAAACCGGAATTTCATAAGATGATCAAGGGGCAAACGACGGAATTGATTCTGAAGAATTATTTCAAGGGAAATGTTGCTTTGCAACAACAGATTTCACGGGAACTTGACGAGTTCGAGAGCCGGATGGATTTCCCCTACTTCCCCGGTGTGGAGCTTTTTATCCGGACGTTACAGAAACATGGGGTGAGAACTGCGCTGGTTACCAGTTCAAACAATAAGAAGATGGCTCATGTGCTAATGGCCCATCCGGAGTTTACCGAGTTATTTGAACGTGTGATTACGGCAGATAAGATTACCCGGTCTAAACCCGATCCGGAGTGTTATTTGCTGGCAGCACGGGAGTTGCAGATGGAAGTGGATGTCTGCTGTGTCTTCGAAGACTCTTTTTCCGGGATCGAGGCCGGACGACGTGCGGGAATGAAAGTTGTCGGTCTGGCAACCACGAATCCGAGAGAGAAGATACAGGATAAAGTCGATTGGGTGCTTTCTGATTTCACGGGATGCGTGTATGACGAGTTTATCGGCTTAATGGAAAGGTGA